From one Triticum urartu cultivar G1812 chromosome 3, Tu2.1, whole genome shotgun sequence genomic stretch:
- the LOC125546660 gene encoding uncharacterized protein LOC125546660 — protein sequence MAHGCLDPLSNRMAAAAARPAHRCRNPSTSRRSRTPGRLGKYESRYHEMLASRLAVLPLPAYADDEGPDLPSAETFEALVRPYFYDDELRAALVEYQVHKFLSRPEDVHGRDGDSGEVDSSSSLMDDIPEEEFEADDARLRSHIVHEVDTEDRLDEEEANRLCHKYARYRLKACMLLKGVPIDDAAFDSQYPPDLPLDNHRLYHEDEALGWWFDLGTSSPATLSDYQRLVPCNEGGVEFESWSKYREFYSTPETDRDYLLYWETIVKDLKWIEEHVLKGYMEVHTYTTSQNNVMTTSL from the exons ATGGCGCATGGTTGTCTGGATCCCTTGTCGAATCggatggcagcagcagcagcacgtCCGGCGCACCGTTGCCGGAATCCCTCGACGAGCCGTCGGAGTCGGACACCCGGTCGTCTCGGCAAGTACGAGTCGAGGTACCATGAGATGCTCGCCTCGCGCCTCGCCGTACTGCCTCTACCAGCCTACGCCGACGACGAAGGCCCAGATCTCCCTTCTGCTGAAACTTTCGAAGCCCTCGTTCGTCCTTATTTCTATGATGACGAGCTGCGGGCTGCTCTGGTAGAGTACCAAGTCCACAAGTTCTTGAGCCGACCAGAGGATGTCCATGGACGAGATGGAGATTCAGGAGAAGTTGATTCGTCCTCCTCACTGATGGATGATATCCCCGAGGAGGAATTCGAGGCAGACGATGCACGGCTCAGGTCTCACATAGTACATGAAGTTGACACCGAGGATAGATTGGATGAAGAGGAGGCGAACAGGCTCTGTCACAAGTATGCACGATACCGCCTCAAAGCTTGCATG TTGCTCAAAGGAGTGCCTATTGACGATGCTGCATTCGACTCCCAGTACCCTCCAGACCTTCCCTTGGACAACCACCGTCTTTACCATGAAGATGAAGCCTTGGGCTGGTGGTTTGACTTGGGCACCTCTTCACCCGCGACCTTGAGCGACTATCAGCGGCTAGTCCCTTGTAATGAA GGGGGCGTTGAGTTTGAAAGTTGGAGTAAATACCGAGAGTTTTATAGCACCCCTGAAACTGATAGAGATTATCTGCTGTACTGGGAAACGATTGTGAAGGATCTTAAG TGGATTGAAGAACATGTGCTTAAAGGCTATATGGAGGTACACACCTATACGACCTCTCAAAACAATGTAATGACAACTAGTCTCTAA